A stretch of the Carassius carassius chromosome 6, fCarCar2.1, whole genome shotgun sequence genome encodes the following:
- the LOC132142562 gene encoding signal peptidase complex subunit 3-like encodes MNTVLSRANSLFAFSLSVMAALTFGCFITTAFKDRSVPVDIHVSKVMIKNVDDFTGPRERSDLGFVTFDISANLQPIFDWNVKELFLYLTAEYSTKSNALNQVVLWDRIILRGDNTKLNLKDVKSKYFFFDDGNGLRANKNITLTLSWNVVPNAGILPLVMGSGHKSLAFPESYETAKSY; translated from the exons ATGAATACAGTATTGTCGAGGGCGAACTCGCTCTTCGCCTTCTCTCTCAGTGTTATGGCAGCTCTCACATTCGGATGCTTTATTACCACAGCCTTCAAAGACAGAAGCGTACCGGTGGATATACACGTATCCAAAGTCATGAT TAAAAATGTAGACGACTTCACAGGACCACGGGAGAGGAGTGACTTGGGCTTTGTGACATTTGACATCTCTGCTA ATCTGCAGCCAATATTTGACTGGAATGTAAAGGAGCTCTTTCTTTACCTGACTGCTGAATATTCAACCAAAAGCAAT GCACTGAACCAGGTGGTGTTATGGGACAGGATTATCTTGAGAGGTGACAACACCAAACTAAACCTGAAGGATGTTAAATCCAAGTACTTCTTTTTTGATGATGGGAATGGTCTGAG GGCAAATAAGAacatcactctcactctctcatggAATGTGGTGCCAAATGCTGGAATCCTGCCACTGGTCATGGGTTCAGGACACAAGAGTCTGGCCTTCCCTGAATCATATGAAACCGCAAAGAGCTACTGA